The Sporosarcina luteola DNA window TTCTCTTGTATCGCTTGTAAATTGACGCTTGCCTTAGTAGGACGATAATTCTCCATATGAATCCCTCATTTTTCTCTGGATGACACTATTATCAAGCCTATGAGCTTTTCACGTCAATGAATTCTTATTTGCTATCTTCAGGACTCATCGAAGATGCGACTTCAATCAACTCGTCAGCCGTCAATGTGGATGATGCGACAAAGAACGCCACTCCGTCCTGCTCCCAGCGGATCGAGTTATTCGTCAATGCCGCCACAGTGAAGCCCAAGTCGACCGGGTCCCCTTCGATAGAAACTGCCATTTGATTATCCGGAGTTTCTGCCGGTTCCTGCACGACAATGAATTCCTTGTCTCCGCCGCCGAATGTCGTGAAAAATCTTGTTCCGTTTTCTGTAGCGACCATTTCTTCTTCAACGACCGTTCCTTCCCAATTCAGGTTCGGATAGTACTTCATCATACCTGTTTGGCCATCTTCAGTCGATTGCGATTTTTTATCTGGTTGGGCCTTTTCCATATCAACTTGATATTCGGCTGCCTTATGCTCTACGCCAAGTGCTATTTTATTGAACGTTACACGGATTTTCTCTTCCTTGTTTTCATCCATGACGGATACGTACTTCGGCAGCAATGTTTTCTTATCAATATGGATCTGCTGCATCGGAAGGACTTTCTTATGATTATTCCTTGATGCTGTTTCGAATACATAC harbors:
- a CDS encoding LolA family protein, producing the protein MRSRIFVLLLVAIMTLLAACGSPSKEDVMKKLSGKWNEAKGYELQATMEIKTGSEPRVYDVTVWHTKPDFYKVNVSQAGSQDSQMIVRNEEGVFVITPSLGKTYKFQSDWPTQNSMPYLIGTLSDDIKADKNSTMQEKDKTYVFETASRNNHKKVLPMQQIHIDKKTLLPKYVSVMDENKEEKIRVTFNKIALGVEHKAAEYQVDMEKAQPDKKSQSTEDGQTGMMKYYPNLNWEGTVVEEEMVATENGTRFFTTFGGGDKEFIVVQEPAETPDNQMAVSIEGDPVDLGFTVAALTNNSIRWEQDGVAFFVASSTLTADELIEVASSMSPEDSK